The window CTGAAGATTATTACAAAAAGTATTGAAATGATGGCTGTCATTTGTATTAATATAAAGGGGTTTTACCTTAGGACTTAATTCTGTATACATATCTTTATCACCACTTTCGCTATCTCATTATAGTTTCCCATTTTTTTGGATATTTATTTACTATTTTAATTGGAATTTATTTACATAATGAAAAATTATAATAATAAATTAATATATTAATAAAAATCTTAAAGTGCTACAAATTTTATGATATCTTAAAAAACAATAAAATATTTATTTAAAAAAAAGATATAAACATACATATAAATGTAAAATGGTATAAAATGGAATAATAACAAAAAAAAAGAAAATAAAAAAACTAAGATGATCGACAATAAAGATTAAATTATTTATCAAAGTCTATAGTATCCTAATTAAAATGGATAAAAATGGAAGGTGGTATACATGGGAAAAATAACTTATAGACCAAAGGAGCATAGAAAAAACTTAGATAATCTTAATCCGAAAAATAACGATCATCATTATAAAGCACATACATCTGAAAAAAGCATACAGGAAGATAGTAAGTTATTAGAGATAGAAGATAAAAACATTAAAGACAATAATAGTCATATCAGTGAATTAAGCAATGTAAAACCTATAGGAGACCTAGAATGTGACTATCATATTTATTTAGAAGACTATGTGTATACTTATTTATACCAGTATGCTTTAGCAGATTTATCTACAGAGAATTCAGCTGTTTTTTTAGGACAATACTATCCTGAAAGCAAGGAAGTTATAGTAAGAGGGATCATTCCAATTCCAATGGACCATTTAGGCGGCGAAAGTGAATGGATTGACGAAGAAGTACTAAAAGAAGTAGAACAAGAAAGAGAAGAGTACTTTAAGAATGAACAAATTATTGGCTGGATGCATATGCAGCCAGGGTATGGTACTATGCTTACGATGAAAGAATTGCGGGAACATAAAAGGGTATTTGGTGAAAAAGATAGTATATTTATGCTGGTAGATGCTGTTAATAAGATTGAAACACTTTATGTGTATGAAAATGAAGAACTTAAAGAACAGAGTGGCTACTATATGTATTATGAAAGAAATGAAGAGATGCAAAGATATATGCTTGACCATCCTTTTGTAAAAAAAGAAGTACAAGTCATCGAAGATACAGTAGTAAACCAATTCAGAGAAATTGGTAAAATGCGTAAGCATGAATACATACAAAGAAAAAATGTTAATGCAACAGTTATAGTAGCAAGTATTATTTTAATAGGACTCACAGCTGTTATTGTAAAAATGAATGATAATAGAAATACTAAAAGTATTGCTGCCTCTAATACGAATATAGCAGCTAATGGCGTATTACCTGGTTTAGAGAATATAACTAAAGAAGACGATGATATCAAATTTATTATTCAGACAAACCAGCTTGAGGCAGAAAATAAGATAGAACCAACCCATGTTATAGGGGAGTTACCCAAGGGTACAGCAGAAGAAGTAATCGAAGAAGTTGTAATAAATCAAGAGACAAATTCTGAAAAAACAGCAATTAAAGAAAAAGATGAAACGGTGGAGCCTCTAAAACAAGAAGAAAAGAAAAGTAACAGCGAGAAAGAAAATATTAAACAGTATGAGGAATATATCGTTAAAGAAGGGGACACTTTAGCTAATATAAGTTATAATATATACGGCAGTTCGAAGATGTCAAAAGAGATAGCTCAGATTAATGAACTTGGCAATACCGATTTTATTCGAGTTGGACAAAAGCTTAAACTTCCGGCAGAGTAAGGTGAAAATTAGCAATTTTTAATATTATACTATACAACTAATTAGTTAAAAGTGTATTATAGAAAGAGACGAGTTTATTAAAGTTTTAAATCAGGAGGTATGAAGGTGAAGGATATACCACTTAAGTGTTTATTTGTATCAAGCGAAGTAGCACCTTATGCAAAAACAGGTGGGCTTGCAGACGTAGTTGGTGCGTTGCCGAAAAAGCTTAAAGAACAAGGGATAGATGCACGCATTGTCATGCCTTACTATAGTTCTATTGAAGGCAAGTTTTTTGAACATGATGAACACTTTTTAACAAGTTATGATGTGCATTTAGGGTGGAGGATTCAAGGGATAGGCGTTTATTTTGATGAGCAGATAGTTCCCACATATTTTTTGAAAAGCGATACTTATTTTTCAAGACCTGAATTCTATGGCTATGAGGACGATTATGAAAGATTTGCATTCTTTTGTAAAGGGGTACTAGAGCTTATTAAGCATATAGATTTTGTGCCGGATGTTATTCACTGTAATGATTGGCAGACGGGGCCACTATGTTTACTGCTGAAAGACCAATATAGTTATGATCCACTATATGCTGATATTAAAACGGTATATACCATTCATAATATGAAATACCAAGGGATATTTGGAAAAGAGGCATTGGATGTTCTTGAATTATCATCAGACTATATGTCACCAGATAAAATAGAATATCATGGAGCTGTCAGTTATATGAAAGCAGGACTTATTTATTCTGATAAAATTACGACGGTAAGTCCAACTTATGCAGAAGAAATAAAAACTTTTGAATATGGATGTGGACTGGACAGGTTGTTAAGTGAAAAATTAGAGTATAAAATCGAAGGGATACTTAATGGCATAGATTATGACATCTATAATCCTAAGACAGATCCTAACCTATATGTAAATTATACATACAGATCTCTTCATAAAAAAAAGCAGAACAAGGCTTTATTTCAGAAAGAACATGGACTTCTGGAAAAAGACTGTATGGTTATAGGCATTGTTTCTAGAATTACTGATCAAAAAGGTTTTGATCTAATGAAGGAAACGATAGAACATGTATG is drawn from Cellulosilyticum sp. I15G10I2 and contains these coding sequences:
- a CDS encoding glycogen synthase yields the protein MKDIPLKCLFVSSEVAPYAKTGGLADVVGALPKKLKEQGIDARIVMPYYSSIEGKFFEHDEHFLTSYDVHLGWRIQGIGVYFDEQIVPTYFLKSDTYFSRPEFYGYEDDYERFAFFCKGVLELIKHIDFVPDVIHCNDWQTGPLCLLLKDQYSYDPLYADIKTVYTIHNMKYQGIFGKEALDVLELSSDYMSPDKIEYHGAVSYMKAGLIYSDKITTVSPTYAEEIKTFEYGCGLDRLLSEKLEYKIEGILNGIDYDIYNPKTDPNLYVNYTYRSLHKKKQNKALFQKEHGLLEKDCMVIGIVSRITDQKGFDLMKETIEHVWVMDKIMQMDVQLVVLGTGEKEYEDMFRHLAYKYRERTGVFLTFNESLAQKIYAVSDVFLMPSLFEPCGLGQLIAMRYGSVPIVRKTGGLKDTVIHYNMQTKTGTGFEFEECSGYWMYRKIEEAYWYYNERPEHFKQIQLNGMKKGFSWNDAAKVYINLYQGIVE
- a CDS encoding LysM peptidoglycan-binding domain-containing protein, with protein sequence MGKITYRPKEHRKNLDNLNPKNNDHHYKAHTSEKSIQEDSKLLEIEDKNIKDNNSHISELSNVKPIGDLECDYHIYLEDYVYTYLYQYALADLSTENSAVFLGQYYPESKEVIVRGIIPIPMDHLGGESEWIDEEVLKEVEQEREEYFKNEQIIGWMHMQPGYGTMLTMKELREHKRVFGEKDSIFMLVDAVNKIETLYVYENEELKEQSGYYMYYERNEEMQRYMLDHPFVKKEVQVIEDTVVNQFREIGKMRKHEYIQRKNVNATVIVASIILIGLTAVIVKMNDNRNTKSIAASNTNIAANGVLPGLENITKEDDDIKFIIQTNQLEAENKIEPTHVIGELPKGTAEEVIEEVVINQETNSEKTAIKEKDETVEPLKQEEKKSNSEKENIKQYEEYIVKEGDTLANISYNIYGSSKMSKEIAQINELGNTDFIRVGQKLKLPAE